The following DNA comes from Nothobranchius furzeri strain GRZ-AD chromosome 19, NfurGRZ-RIMD1, whole genome shotgun sequence.
ttatttctgattgggaaGGGCCGATCTGAGTGACtgagataaaacaccaacgttTCAGAGCGACCAGAGtcatggtagagtcgtgttgatgctagccaatcagaggagagatgtccaaatatcaggaaataagtgttCTAatcctgtgatgtggctcacttctaaaagttaaagtcccatgaattcatctccacatgtgacccgtccccgtggggagcggtgagctgcagcggtggtttaaccctcaatccaaacccttaaagctgagtgtcaagcagggaggtgctGGGTCCGTTTATTAAGGTGTTTGGtacgacccgaccgggatttgaaccgcgatctcccagtcccagggcggacactcgaccactaggccactgagacgtttctagttcctgaaaatggtgcaccagtgcttTGTTTCCCTCGAATATGACttacattcctactagagatgcaGATGTATCCCACACCTTTAACTGATTTTAGGgacagcagctcaggaggcagagcggggtgtccaataattggaaggttgtgggttcaattccagctcaaccagagaatgctgctgctgtgtccttcggcaagacacttaacctgccatgCCTGCTGTTGGGCGTAGGGACCCGTGGCGCctgtgtcagtgcgccccagggcagctgtggctacatcgtagctcatcatcatcagtgtgtgtgtgtgtgtgtgtgcctgtgtgtgtgtgtgtgtgtgtgtgtggggggggggggggtgtagaagGCGCTACACAAAAACACGACATTAACCATTTCAGACACTTGTGTAAAAATATCAAACATCAGATAATCTATTAAAAACCTCTCTTGAACCACGAGCGAccgatatattattattattattattattattattattgttattattattattattattattattattattattactattgtgtCATACATGATCTGGAGCTCAGAGGCTGCCTAGTCTGGATACGAATCTTCACGTGATTCAAACACAACCCAGATCCGACCCGTCCTGACCTACATGCTGCCTCCATCTGAGCTCACTCATCGCTCGGCTGGCGGTTTCACTTTTACACGTTTTATAACCAGCCTTTAGAAAACGTTCATTTTGTGTTTGAAGCAGCGTAGCTGTGATAAAAGATATGAAATAATTATAACATTTATGAAGTCAAAGGCAAAAGCTGCTCAGAGCCTCAAACCCAACACAAGCTTTTATATTGTTTCTAATTTCTGCTAAAAGATCCAATTTTAGCCTGAAATCTTCCAGCGACACGAAACCGAATCTTTAAATCTGAATTTCAGCCGGATGTGTTTCAGTTTACGGGGTTAGATAAACGCTCTGCGACCGTGCAGGGACACCGGTCGGCGACGGATGGATAAACGAGAAGTCCAACTGATAATTATAAGAAAAATCTTTTAGAATGAAACTttacaaaacacacattttatataattaaacaaataaacacgAAGAGCTGCTGTTTGAACTCTGACCCTGGTGCTGTTAGAGGACAGTCGGTATGGAAGGCCGTGCGTGGAAACACGATAAAGCGGATTTTAAACGGACTCGTGATATTTAGGAAAATCTACGTTTGTTTCTCCTTCCAGTTTTTAAAGAGGAAGTAGTTGAAAACAGCAGTTTTAACTTTAGCCTGAACCTTTCCACCGTGGAAAGAATCAGTGAAAATTAAAGCATTTGCTAACTGAGCCTCCTGGGCTGCCGTAGGAGGACAATCCTGTAACATGACTAATCTTTGATTTAATAATTAAGAACCAGAAGAGAATAAAGAGGATGAAGTTCAACATTGTAAAGAAATAAATCATTATAAATTAGAAATAATTCACATGAATATTTAAATATAATGGTTCTAACGAATTAAGATTAAATGATCATTTTAGTGACATTTAGAACAAGCTTGAAGGAAATTCTGCAGATAACTCAGAAAATGTCAGCAGACTAGTTTCAAACGGAGGCCTGGAGAAATGTGACTTTTAAAattagtgcaaaaaaaaaaactagttaGTTGCTCTGGCCGTGGTGTACTTCTGTCTCTTCAGCTTTATTTTCTGTGTAGCTTTCAAACCGTCAATCACAATAAAATCTGTCTGCTGATGCCGCCGAAAACTCCTCCTACAACCTAACGTATGAAGAACAAACATTCATGTAAAAAGGCGTCTCTGGGATCcctcagggctctgtcctggggtccTCATCCATATCAGTGTTTGGTTTCTGGACTAGTCACAGAAAtgactgcaaaacaaacaaacaggagcCACAGACCATAATAATCCCCATGAGTGGAATGAGCTACCGAGAACAACGCTTGTCCTAAAAAATGAAaacctttatttttttaaaaccgCTTTCATTTATTTTACCAATGAATAAAAATACCGATGAGCTCTAATAAATCTAAAAATCGTTCATAAACCAGATCATTTAATACATCCAAAGCCTTCATGAGTCTGATCCGCTCCATTCAGCAGGCAACAGAGCCAGTACCTTGCTCAAAGGCCCAGCGGCAGCAACATGAGATGTAGCTCCTACCTGCAACACGAACCACCGCCCTCTCGGCCGGGTCCAACACAGAGTCCtggctcttcctcttcctcctctcatgTTTGGACAAGTTCCACGGCAAAGTGTCCCCCGGTGGTCCCACGTGTCCCGACGTGCACGGAGACAACGACCCGCCTGAACGCTCGCTGCGAAAGGACGGCTCGCTGACGCAGGAGCGCTCGCTCAGCGTGTCATCATCCGATGACTCCATCTCACTTTAAATCTGCAAGAAGAGAGGGATGTAAGGAAAAGAGGGatgggaggaggagaaggaggagaggaaGAGAGGGAAGAGAGGGATGTGAAGAAGAGAAGGATGGGTGgaagagagggaggagaggaagagAGGAAAAGAGGGATGTAAGGAAGAGAGGGATgggtggaggagaaggaggagaggaaGAGAGGGAGGAGAGGGATGTAAGGAAAAGAGGGATGGGTGGAGGAGAGgaagagagggaggagaggaagagAGGGATGTGAAGAAGAGAAGGATGGGAGgaagagagggaggagaggaagagAGGGATGTGAAGAAGATAAGGATGGGAGGAAGAGTGGAATGGGTgggagagagggaggagaggaagagaaggatgagaggaagagagggaggagaggaatagagggaggagaggaagagaaggatgagaggaagagagggaggagaggaagagAAGGATGGGAGGAAGAGAGGGACAAGAAGAAGAGAGGGGAGAGAGGGATGTAAGGAAGAGAGGGATGGGTGGAGGAGATTGACGAGGGgaagagagggaggagaggaagagAAGGATGGGTGGAAGAGagggaagagaggaagagagggaggagaggaagagaaggatgggaggaagagagggaggagaggaagagAGGGGAGGGAGGGATGTCAGGAAGAGAGGGATGGGTGGAGGAGATTGACGAGGGgaagagagggaggagaggaagagAATGGGTGgaagagagggaggagaggaagagagggaagagaggaagagagggatGTGAAGAAGAGAAGGATGGGAGGAAGAGAGGGAGGAGAGGGATGGGAGGAAGAGAGGAATGGGTGgaagagagggaggagaggaagagagggaggagaggaagagAGGGATGTGAAGAAGAGAAGGATGGGTGgaagagagggaggagaggaagagAAGGATGTGAAGAAGAGAAGGATGGGTGgaagagagggaggagaggaagagaaggatgggaggaagagaaggatgggaggaagagagggaggagaggaagggagggaagagaggaagagagggaggAGAGGGATGGGTGgaagagagggaggagaggaagagAAGGAGGAGAGGGATGGGTGGAGGAGAGGGATGGGTGgaagagagggaggagaggaagagaaggatgggaggaagagagggaggagaggaagagaaggatgggaggaagagagggaggagaggaagagagggaagagaggaagagagggaaTAGAGGAAGAGAGGGATGTGAAGAAGAGagggaagagaggaagagaggaagagagggaaTAGAGGAAGAGAGGGATGTGAAGAAGAGagggaagagaggaagagaggaagagagggaaTAGAGGAAGAGAGGGATGTGAAGAAGAGAGGGAAGAGAGGAAGAGAAGGAGGAGAGGGATGGGTGGAGGAGAGGGATGGGTGgaagagagggaggagaggaagagAAGGATGGGAGGAAGAGAGGGGAAAGAAGGTCAGAAAAGAAAGAAGAGAAAATGTCATTTATTATTTCCAGTGGGGATGACATCATTCTGATGACATCATTCTGACATGAATGATGCAAGAATCTCAACAATCATTCCTGAAGCTGGGAGCAAACCGGGTCATCCTCCAGCGGGACAACGATCCCAacacagcagcagagcagctGGAGAAGAACCAGAGTTCTGCTCACATCCGgtccaggaccagaacagaacctcCGAGCGCTTTAATGTCTGCAAACCTCCAAGAGCTGAAGCAACGTTGGGAAGAAAAACAGGCCAGAAATCTGGAACAAACATGAATTTATTTTGTGTCGGGAGACAAAAGTCCTAAAACCAGGAgatggtgtgtttttattttagcaGCAGCAACTTGAAACGAGTCCAGAtgacctctcctctcctcttccgtCCGGTGCTCATCCATCCTTCCCTAAACTCCCCGTCTCTGACGCGACTCGCAGGCTGGCAGATGGGACGTTTGCTCCTGAAGGTGGTGGGTGTGTTTTGGTTTGGACTCTGGAGACCTGACACGCCGCTCCGTCCATCGCAGCATCAGAGAATCAATTCCTCCTCCCTCAGCCGACCAAGCTGCCAAATCCTGAGTCCAACACCCTGATGGGTTCTGCAGCGAGACGCTCGCTCCGCTGCAGTAAACGATGGATTAGGCTCCTGCTGCTGGAGCTCCAGGATGAGCGGGTCGCTGTGATGCTTTTATCAGAAGGAAGGAAAACTAACAAGTTCCTCCTCTGAGTGCAAAGTTTCTGCTGATGGAAAATAAATCGGCTTCACATCAAGTTTTACCAGTTGCTTCTGCTCATTTTCCAGGGTTCATCCAAGGTCAGGAGGTCAACGTCCAGCTCCTCCAGAGGGGTCCCACAAAAACCAGGTGATGTTCAATCCCTCCAGTAAGTTCTGGTTCTGGCCCGGGGTCCATAGGAGCCAGATGTCTGAACCACTTCAGCTGAATCCTGTCGAtgaggaggagctgcagctctgCTCCACCAAGAGGAAGATTACTTCCTGAACCCGGTTCTGAAGAACGAAGGAGCGTGATGCTTCCATCCTTCTCCCTAAAAGCAATCATCTCATCGTTCCGTTTAAACATCCAGATTCAGCTCCTAAAATCAGAGAGGAGCCGAAAACGCGTCAGAAActaaaaaccagaaccaggaaaACTGGGAACAGaattaaatccatccatccattttcatccgcttatccggagtcaggtcgaggGGCAGcagctaaggcgagaggcccagacttccctctccccagccgcttgggccagctcctccgggggaatcccaaggcgttccctggccaggtgagagacacagtccctccagcgtgtcctgggtctacctttaggtctcctcccggttggacgtgcctggaaaacctcaccagggaggcatccaggaagcatcctgaccagatgcccgagccacctcaactggctcctctggatgtggaggagcagcgggtctactccgagcccctcccaaatgaccgagcttctcaccctatctctaagggagagcccagccactcctcggagaaaactcatttcggccgcttgtatccgtgatctcgttctttcggtctctacccaaagctcatgaccataggtgagggtaggaacgtagatccaccggtaaatcgagagcttggcctcctgactcagctctctcttcaccacgacagaccggtacgacgcccgcatcactgcagacgcagcaccaatccacctatcgatcccacgctccagttttccctcactcgtgaacacgaccccgagatacttaaactcctccagaaTTAAATCGGTTCATCTAAATGTTGAGTTTTCTGGCCTAAACTCTTTTACAGAATTAAAACCGATTATTCCAGTTCATCTGGACTTCAGAGACTTTTCCCAGGAATAAGATACAAACTCTCCCCGATTAATTAATCCCTTCATGCCAGGCTCGGATCATGGTTTCATCTCAACGACCTGCAGACCGGTCTGGGTCCAGATCCGATCAGGATCCGACCCATAAACGCAGCAGCTGCTGACTaaaaccctcctcctcctcctcctggcccCTGGATAAACCACCGGCCCAGAACCCACTTCCTGAATCCCTCCCATCGCCCCGGCAACACTGTGAGGAAGAGGTTAAATCCTTCCCAGAATTCCCTGCTGCCTCCCCGCTGACAGTGACTCAGAGCCACCGCAGCGAGCGTTTTTATAAATAGAGCCAGAGCGACGGCTTCAAAGCCGCACCGTGACGGGAAAATGAGACGTTGGGAGGAAAAGAAACGACCAGGAGAAGCTGTGAggtcacttcctgtctggtgaAGCTCTCACAGAGGCCTTTTCAGCTCAGAGTCTCAGAATCCTGCATCCACGCAGCAAATTTCATCAGCCTTACTCAGAATACTTCACTTTCACTATAAGTTAGAGATGACAGTTACAAATTCTCTTCATTTTCTTTCATaaaatcacatttaaaaaatgacaaatacaAAACTGTCTGGCCAGGGGGGCTGCGAGGGGGGCCTGGCCCCCCCATAGTCGTCCCTTTGGGTTTTAAACCTAAAAAAGTTTTTTATTTAAAGCAGAAACTAAAGCGTTGATCTTTACGTCTGCTTGATGAACAGCAGGAAGAACCGGATGTGTTCCGTCAGCCCGGTTCTGTCAACCGGATCGGGTCGGATCGGTCTAACACCTGACCTGTAAAAGACCCGGTTGTTCCAGCAGAGCTCTCGTTGTGACGGAGAGCAGCGACGCAGCCGGGCCACTCGGGCTAGGTGACaggcggggtgtgtgtgtgtgtgtgtgtgtgtgtgtgtgtgtgtgtgtgtgtgtgtgtgtgtgtgtgtgtgtgcagcaggagACTAACATAAACAGACTGAGCCGTGACAGAATCAGAGTAATCTGAGAGAAAGTGAGAGCTGGCTCGAACATCCCACTCAGATCTGCTGAGCAGCACAACATCCAGCTTCCTGCATCTGAAGAACAGATGGGATTAATGACCATCGGGGGAATTCTGGACCCAAACATCTCCACAATAAAGATCCACTCCCTGGTTCTGAGTCAGAAaccctgatgacatcacagcgttTCAACCTGAAAAACACCACAACTTTCAGGCTAAAGCGGAGAAACGTTCGGACCCGGAACCACGGCCTTCCTCCTAACAGCTAAACGTCCAAACACCGAAGCGGTGAAGTTTAGTGGTGTGAAGCCCCGACAGCCGGAAGCTGAAGTGTTTGGTGGAGTGGGAACACTTCCGAGCCACCTTCGTTTGGAGAATCAGAGAGAAACTCTCTCAGGAGTCGACCAGTAATTACGCTTTCTGAGCTTCATCTGCGTTCTTCACACTTAAAGGTGGAGTAGAGGATCCTGGAATGAGCTGTTCTAGGTCCAACCCCCTTTTCTGGCTCCTCCCCCTATGCCACGCCTCCAGGCACCAAATGCAACCAAATAAAACCTTACATGTTATCTTTTAGACTCATTTTTATCACCTTTTCTGCCATAATTCACGACGTCATGACGTAACAGCCGAGACGGCTCCAGGCATCTGGTGCCGGTCaggagtagggatgcaccgatggatcggcatttgatcgtaatcggccgatagcgcccctatcggttttgatcggagttttcaaaatagatcaaagcagaccgatcaggtagggttgtcacggtaaccggtgtagcggtaaaccccggtaaaaaaaaactggacaataataaccgtcttgttttttaaaaaacatatattatctcggtggattagcgtggctgcggtgtaggcgcggtgacccttaccagccaccgtatcatctgctgaagttgccggcggcacatgcgcactttgttgtttacaaccaaaactttcttgaagctaaagctgaaataatggccaaaggaggagacggcagcgctcaggaggacatttattatccctcaaagaagacaaagtgggaagtacgggcatcttttggatatttgaagaatgccgagggacagctgatagaagacggctatcctgtttgcagcacatgcagaaaaagtgtctgtgaaaggcagcaacgcttcagatctcatgacacatctgcgtgaccatcacccacaactctacagtcaacgcaaggcaagctaacgttagcgttttagctaaaatgcgtgatccgaggatttgggttgagggagaaagcaacgagtcgctatataaagcagccgcagcgccactacctgcatataaaccgtgtcgcggacaccgccatgttgaaatgacgctatgcattacggggctcccaggggcagataagagttggtctctctccgagaataattatgaatttaacaacgattactgcctgatgacattttcccacatctgcaaagctcactggaaggacacaaaccgaagacgacattttcctgatatagggtttattactcaagtaagggtacaaaagtatctgattagaaggctacttgagtactgagtatcatctggtctaatatttttaaaatgatgacatcaaacagacaaaaaataagaagttatgggcaaatattggtattttaaagactaaaggggaaaaatgtaaacaaataaacaacataattacaaaataacacattttaggctaaatttagacacaaactgaggacaatatttcctgacatacagggtttatttaattgtgtgaaaatgtagcacggttaaaaaaaataccgccataataccgaaaaccgtggtaattttggtcgaaATAACCGTGAGgtgaaattttcacaccgtgacaaccctaatacagaccattttagattaggttacatttcctttattcccagattatgtagtttgtaccactcattataatgttgtagaacatttctggccaatccacgtgatcggtgtcggtgatcggcagcaaaaaacctgatcggtgcatccctagtcagGAGTTCTCGGACTTTGTTCCCACAGAGTTAAAGTGAGACAGAGAAGCTACTGGGACCTATGGGAGACCCAGGAGAGAGGACGGGGGGGGCTTATTACACTGGAGACCCCCTCCAGTGCTTCTGCCCAGGCTAGCCTGTAACAGCTCAGCATGCTAGCTGTGGCTATCCTGGCTCTGGCtgcacttcctgttcagctgcaccAATCGGCTATATGCAGATGGGAGGGGAGGGGCTTTTGGATGCACGGATCAGGATCCAATCACTAATAACGGGACTTTCACTGTGATAGGATGAgatttttccaggattgtacatTTCACATTACAACGGTGGGAAAATGCTGCAGACAAACTTCTCCTGCCCCACCTGTaattcacttcctgttcagctgctgcaTGGATGAACCACTCGCTCGATACACCTGctaacacacatgcagacacacaagcTACACTAAAACGCTGTTTACCGCTCAAACGTTGAGCAGCAGGATTTAGTGAAGAGAGAGAAGTTGGAGGTGTTTTCAGACAGTCGCCTTAGAAACGCTCAAGACCAGATATTCTCTCCCTTCTTCTTCTGGAGATCCAGTTGGCGCAAAGTGAAGGGGACTAGCGTGAAAAAGGTGCACTTCCTCCTCAACAGCTGGTGAGAGTCCTGATGCTGTAGCAGATATTTCTCCCTCTGGAGGAGGTCCAGAACTCACTGCATCCCTCTTGGTCTGGGAACGTCGTGAGatcccccaggaggagctggggagTGTCACCCAGGAGAGGGAGGTCTGGATTTCCCTCCTGGGCCTGTTGACTCTACAAACCTGGACTTGGATCTAGAGGAACGATGGAGCTCTGGGTGTTCTTAGAACGTGTTATCAGcaccacaaacatcagatttcagCTGCACGTCTGAAACGGACTCATTCAGAGACGTCTGTGTTTTCTCCGATCTGATTGGCcatcctgacctctttaggatccaAATTCTGCTCCTAACCAGACGTTCACCTCCGATGACCTCCACGGACCACCAGTTCTCCAGGTCCCCTCACGAGTCTTCTGCTGATCGTTTGAACTTCTGCAGAAATTTCCCGTTTCTCTGAATTTCACGTTGACAtcccaacttttttttttttgcagtgcaGAAACCTCAGATTTATCTTTAATTACACCTAAATGTAGA
Coding sequences within:
- the LOC139064222 gene encoding octapeptide-repeat protein T2-like; translation: MSGREGWVEEIDEGKRGRRGREWVEEREERKRGKRGREGCEEEKDGRKRGRRGMGGREEWVEEREERKRGRRGREGCEEEKDGWKRGRRGREGCEEEKDGWKRGRRGREGWEEEKDGRKRGRRGREGREEEREERDGWKRGRRGREGGEGWVEERDGWKRGRRGREGWEEEREERKRRMGGREGGEEEREERKRGNRGREGCEEEREERKRGREGIEEERDVKKRGKRGREEERE